From Candidatus Neomarinimicrobiota bacterium, one genomic window encodes:
- a CDS encoding queuosine precursor transporter: MTACSGRSFWTTFFGGAAVTTASPPAAVKTYSPEVLQFQQRTLLLLSGIFIAALVVSNLIFQKFFTWSPFGLITFELSAGILPYPVTFLVTDIVSELYGKRRANQVVLSGLVASLFVLAVVTVADALPAPDWSPVSDGLFHKVFGLFGPAVAASMAAYLTAQFIDIRVFHFWKRLTRGRHLWLRNNGSTIFSQLVDTSMVLALLSVAGAIEWSRFWTLLGSGFLFKVLVALADTPLLYLSVALLRRRMGLQPAEEVAGGQRVA; this comes from the coding sequence ATGACTGCCTGCAGCGGGCGCTCATTCTGGACGACTTTCTTTGGCGGCGCAGCAGTGACGACAGCTAGTCCTCCGGCGGCTGTGAAGACCTACTCGCCCGAGGTTCTGCAGTTCCAGCAGCGCACCCTTCTGCTGCTGAGCGGCATCTTCATCGCGGCCCTGGTGGTGAGCAACCTCATCTTTCAGAAGTTTTTCACCTGGTCACCGTTCGGCCTGATAACCTTCGAGCTCTCCGCCGGAATTCTTCCCTACCCCGTCACCTTCCTCGTCACCGATATTGTCTCGGAACTTTACGGCAAGCGGCGGGCCAACCAGGTGGTCTTGAGCGGCCTTGTCGCCAGCCTGTTCGTACTGGCCGTGGTCACCGTGGCCGATGCGCTCCCCGCCCCGGACTGGTCACCGGTCTCGGACGGGCTGTTCCACAAGGTTTTCGGGCTGTTCGGCCCTGCGGTGGCCGCCTCCATGGCCGCCTATCTCACGGCCCAGTTTATCGATATTCGCGTGTTCCACTTCTGGAAGCGCCTCACACGGGGCCGGCACTTGTGGCTGCGCAACAACGGCTCCACCATCTTCTCCCAGCTGGTGGACACCAGCATGGTGCTGGCTCTGCTGAGTGTTGCCGGGGCCATTGAGTGGTCCCGCTTCTGGACTTTGCTGGGAAGCGGTTTTCTCTTCAAGGTGCTGGTGGCCCTGGCCGATACGCCGTTGCTTTACCTGTCAGTGGCGCTCCTGCGCCGCCGCATGGGCTTGCAGCCGGCCGAGGAAGTGGC